The following DNA comes from Brienomyrus brachyistius isolate T26 chromosome 16, BBRACH_0.4, whole genome shotgun sequence.
AGCGCAAGGTGTGATTGACAGTCTGTGTGCGAGTATGTCATCGCGATTCCACAGGATTCATGCCAACCACATACTAGCAGATACTGCTGCACTTGACCCGCGTTTTAAGAGGATGGCCTTCCCTGATGGCAGAACAGCAGATGAGACGTTTCAAAGGCTGTCAACTGCAGCAGCAAGAATTAGCAGTGGCACACCCATCCAACAGCAACCAGCTGCAGAAGGactggaaggagcaggcagtggTGCTGGATCAATAGTTTGGAGCTATTTCCATGGGGAAGTAAGGGTGGCAACAataattcacattttttttctctaaaaATCTCTAGAATCTGATATCTCAGTCTAAAACTTCCACTAGCTGTAAATCCCTGCATTTAATCTGTACATActgcacatactgtacatatgcaAATCTACTATTGTCACTTCTAATTAAATGCTAAACTGCATTTCATTACTCTGTTCTCTTACACTGTGTAATGGCAAAAGTTGAATCTAATTTAATGTAATCTAATCACATAAAAATGGTATCTCCCATTGTTATATCTCCCACCCCTATGAGCAGGTAGCTGGAACAGTGGAAGCCAGGAATCCCACCGCCGAAGCTGTCATGGAGGTGCGAGCCTACCTGGAGGAGCCTCTTCTTCCAACACATGAGGATCCCCTCAAGTGGTGGGAGAGTCGAGCCCCTGTTTACCCCAGGCTTAGCAAGCTGATGGCCAAGAAGCTTTGTGTTGTGGCGACATCAGTTCCCTCTGAGAGAATATTCTCCAAAACTGGACAGATAATCTCAGAGAGGAGAAGTCGCCTTAAGGCCAAAAAGGTCAGAGCTCTTGTCTTCCTTAATGCAAATTTGCCCAAGGACAAGAAAGAGAGGCAGAAAAAGCCATAAAGTAAGGAACTGCTTTCTATTTATTTACATTGCATTTTGTGTTCATTTAAAACTTGAAGGGGCTGATCTCTTATTTGCAAAGTTTACAGTAGTTATAGTAGTAATAGTGGACTGTATGTAGAcatttccattttatttattctaattttatctacagtatatatatatatatataaactttaaatattttttattttctatcaAAATGTTCTTGTGTGATAACAATGTTCTTGTGTGGAAGTGTTTGTAGTAAAAGCTATTTTGcacagaaattcattgcagCCGGCTTTGTTTTTGATATTTATTTGTGAGTAGGTATTGTATGAATAACATAAGTCAACGTAGCTTTACACATACACACTTTGTACTAAAGGTAAATCCAAaatagtgatgtcactgtctaaGCAGAGGGATGTTGTGCAACCCTATGGAATATAGTCCACACATGACAAATGAGGTAATAATCAatatttcagaataattcaaactcagatattagtgtgtgatatctgagttttaattatttGACTACAAATCTCACCACATCATTCCTCCCAGTGATTATTTCCAGGATAAACTGAGATGCCCCCAAGCTGGCTTCTTAAAACtgactaaatatttaaaaagagcCAAAAGAGCCGTTCTTTTGAACGGCTCTTTGAAAGGAACGGATCGCCAAGATCCGGATCCCCTCAAAGAGCCATAAATCCCATCACTACAGATTGGAGCCTCGGCGTGCGGGGCTACTGCTGTGGTAGACGTCCTGCAGGCGCTGGGGATTCCTGTTTCCCCGGAAACAGCTGACGAATGTGTCCGGACCCGACTACGGAGGAATGAGGCACCACTGTGGGACTACCTGCTTTCCCGTAGTGAAGCTGGTACTGCAAGAAGGTCTAGTTAACGTGATGGAACGAAATACGGAAATCCTATTGCCTGCTAAATAAAGTTCATCCCTAGTGAGATTTTCATTCTACCATACCCAAAACTGACAATGCAAACTCAGTTTCTTTGAGTACTTGAAACTTtgtgtatgtcagtgtgtgCAATTGTGCGTATATGCCTTATATGTTTTCATAATTCTATTTTTGTGAATATGGATGTATCCGTCCCTCCCCAGGtgccacacaccagcagcttaTTGAAGGCGCTGAGCGTGCCAGTGGGGGGCAGGTTGTGGGCCGCTTATTTGCCCTCCACCCCCCTCGGCAGGTGCAGCTGGTGCCTTGGTTGGCTAGCTGGATCTCCAGAGGTGCCGTTCCTGTGGCGACTAtgaacatgcagcagggtgTACACAAGGGTGAGGAGATACCAGATGCCTGGCATCATCAACTGGTGTTTGGGGTGGGGCCCAGTGCTGTGTACATGACCAACCCGCTGGATGTGGgtgagtgtttgtgtgggtaAGTATGTTCAGCATCACTAGGCTACTCGCTGCACATTCAGTAGActattctaacaggtctggtgttgtttaACCAAatagttattaaaatattagttcaaatacaacaACTTGTGACCATAGGTGGAAAGTAAcgagagaacattttaaactggatttgagaaagcacttctttaaacACTGTGTAGTTAAAACATGGCATAgttttcctgttagtgtagtgtaAGCTGAAACCTGGGGTTCCTTTaaataagagctagataagattttaacaactttaaGCTATTAGTTGAATTCTCCCTAAGTGAGCTTGATagaccgaatggcctcctctcgtttgtaaacttcttatgttcttatgtaagtGTGTTCAGTGCTGAAAACCACAAATCCGGAATGGCCAACTTTCTGTGTGAGGTCAAGATACGCATACATTAATGAAAGGGACAGAGCTGTTAGACAACAGCACAACACAGCACATCCACATGCAAACCAAGGATGTTTATTTGTACAACTTCAGAATGAGCAAAGACCATAATAAACAAAACTGCTCAGTGAGTGAAAAGAAGCTAAATATTCTCAACTAAAGTATAAACCCTATTTCCTTATATCCCTTCTGAATACAGAAGAAGACACATAGAAAATGCCTCTCATTCCTGCAAGTTTCAGCCCAGAATATACACTTGTAAATACTGTCATCAACTAGTCAATATTGTTAGTGTCTTCAAAAGGAGGCCTTTTGGTAGCATATCAAATCCACGTACAGCCCCTGTGCCTCCAGGCAGATCAGTCACTCATACAAATACGAGTTAAGAAAAAGCACCAAACACATATTACAAAATTTTGTAAACTGCCTGATTTAATTTTCATTCCATGTTTTGAATACATGTGTGCTCAGCTAATATGAATGTTTGCATCAAGTCACTGCAGAGCCAGCtctagctataggcagaatgggCAGCTGCATAGGGCCTCTGAATTACCGGATGTTGCAGAGGAATGGAAATGATGATTCATTTTCTTAGTAAGGGGGCTTCCCAAGTAATGCTATGCCTAGAACTCCAGTAAAGGTAGAGCTGACCCCGAGCCATTTTAATTGTGtatttatgaatgtgttttttttctccacatTGTCTTAACAGTGAGTGAGGCAGTCATGCACAAACGGCTGTGCAGTGAGTCTGTGCTTCTGATTCGCCGAGAGGATGTCCTTCAAAGATGGTTGGCCAACACTCCCGCCGGCACACTGTCTGAAGTCAGTTCTCACCCACGGTGGACAGCGCTAGATGTGGAGGGTGAGGAAGAAATCAACGACTCTGTTAGTCAGTATGATTCCTAACGAGAAACTGGGTCCAGTGTGCCTTATGGTTGGAGGCCTGTAGGCCAGTATAGTCATGCATGTCTCTTTGCTCAGTTTTCTTAACACTAACAAAAAAATCACTGGTTGTGTTATTCTGTGTAAGAATAGTGTACTTGGGTTGATAATGTGTGACTCGGATGTATGGCAGTGGGTACTTATATCCTGCTTCCTGTCACATTTTTTGGTAGCCCTAATGCTCTTCTGTAGATCCTCTCACACCAAAGTCCCGGAACTTGGTCCCTGGTTGCAAGTTCCTGGGCTCTCTGACTGGGACATATGAAAATCCTGGTCACTTTTGTGTGTCACTTTCACACCACAAGACAGGAACTGGGACCTTGATGCCAAATAAGCATGGGAGACGCAAGGAGCTTGTAGGCTAAATTTCAAACATAATTTCATACAAAACTACACTGTCACcccaaaacaatggaggatgAACAAGTCGTTTATTGAGTTATTTGTTAGTTATCGGGGATTGATCACAATCaaaatgggacacagacatttatttttatgacCCAGCGCATGTTTTTAATCCTTATAAAATATGGCCAGTAGAGcaatcttttgttttccacagaataaaaaaatcataacgTTAATAGAGCACAATATTAGACACACGTCAGCTATTGATCAAATTTTCTGACGCAAAAATGTGGAGACGCAAGCACgtggtgggcagtggtggctcaatggttagggaagtgcacttgtaattgaaagattgcaggttcaaatctctgaccagcaaggtaccgcccccaagcactgctccccgggcactgaattagctgccccctgctttgtcacctatgggttaaatgcagagaacacattttgttgttgtgtgctgtggtgtgtcaacaatgacaattaatcactaaaattGTAATTCAAAAAAATATTTGATTCAATTGATACAATAATTTAGGGCTGCACAACTTATCGTAAACAAACAGCGATCTTGATTCACACCTCTGTGCTCTCTCATCTCTAAATTACAACAGTTCTTCTGCATTGTATTACATTAGTTGGATCAAGCACTCCAACTTTTCCCAGAGAGTCTCAAGCCTgccaaaagtacagtacttcatggtcttggttttccactggtgtaaaaactAATACCAGCattgaatgacatcacagcgcaaggtggggtattttgtactgaattcgaaaaatggctgtagtatattATAGGGTCTTATACCAACATTGCATGTTGTAGATGTGCAATTCTTACTTCACcagtcagctagattaagatcaggatttttcttactttcagttCTTTGTACTACGGAGCCCCTAAGGGGACAAAAGGAGGAGAGAAAAAacggcagaagaaaaaaaaaaaagtaatgttttgtGTTATAACCCTAAACCTTTGCGTTGCAACGCAAAACCCCTGCAGGGAGTTTAAATTTGGGTaagacatttttactctgtcataggggaaaaaatgatcaggttttacagtttttattaatattacttTTCAAGATTATGTAGTAGggcgcatggtggtgcagtggttagcactgttgcctcacacctctgggacccgggttcgagtctccgcctgcgttacatgtgtgtggagtttgcatgttttccccatatcgtcgtggggtttcctccgggtactctgatttctccccacagtccaaaaacatgctggggctaattggacttgctaaattgcccgtaatagtgcatgtgtgagtgaatggtgtgtgagtgtgccctgcgatgggctggccccccattctgggttgttccctgcctcgtgcccattgcttctgggataggctccgacagtttaaagtttacgtTCACTACTTTTGCATGAGCGCTGTATGCATTCTCTTAGACAATCATAatgattttcatccttgctgtttaaatcctcCTAGATAGGTTTTTCAGAAATTTATGCCGAAcgtcttttttgttttattaatacagcaatattttttttacaataaaatCGCATTGCAATACTTAGAAATTTTCAAATACTGCACTGTCCATATATACtatacaaaatactttatttctttttatgctATTCTGATCTCTGGTTCTTCCGCCCATATGGCATTTAAAGCTTAGGGTCACTTCATTTGTCTGTGTAtccagtattattattattattttgtttattgttgttTTCTGAGTTCACAATTGTCTTTAAGATGGAGGTTATGTTGGGGTTCATAGGCAGGCAATTTGCATAACCAGTCGAAAAACAAAGCATTtcgtcccaccccaaagtaccgaagtaccaaaaaagtactTTTGGTATTGAaacttaatggctgttttgtttaCCATAATTGAATAGCCAACTGAGTGTTTGGCAGTCATGTTTTTTGTGTTTCCTTTTTCAGTTTAATGAGTgcaataaatgtttaaatttaagaaaaaaattattacagagggtgccctgtgatgggctggccccctgtcctgggctgttccccagcttgtgcctgtagcttctgggataggttccggaccccctgcgacccagtaggataagtggtttggaaaatggatggatgggtgtagCCCTAATTAAATCTAATTGAGGTACAGAAATAACTCCATTTGTTCAAATATTGCTCTGCTACTTCTGTCTCTTTTCCCCACATATCAAGTTAGTGCCAGTGCTTGTGGTCAGCCAATCATCAAGCTATCGCTGTAAACGCCTCCCCAGTAGTTTTTGTTTGAACAAAAAGTACCTAGTCTGGAGTggggattttaaaaaaaaagcattctGGAACATCCTCTGAGGAACTACAATCAGGCCTAGTTCCTGCGTTACGAACATAAGAAAAGATCCTTGTTCCATaaaaaggttctggttcctGAAAGATGTTCCTGTGGTGTGAAAGAACACTATGTTTTTGTGTGTTGCACTTTGGGGATGATGTGTggttcagcaggttaggatgctctgACTGGAAGTTTGCCAGTTCAAACCTATGGACAGCAGAATTGGCCCCCTGAGTAAAGCTATAGAATTTCTGGGTCTaaatgcaatgtttttacaGTGTTCATGAAGCTTTTTTTCCACAACCATCTTGCATTTTCAAGCATTGGATGTTTAGTGTTGCAGCACCTGTACTTAAGTTGGTTCCTTGATAGCTGTGCACTTGTTATATATAACCTACCTTGTTTCTGTGTTGCTTCATACAAAAGCATCAGCTGAATAATAAATGGAAATGGTCTTCTTCCAGACCAGGTGAGGAAATTATGCCATGAGGAAGGCTGTGAAGATGATGGGGAGCTGAAGATGAGCCACATTGTCATCCCAGCAGCGTATCAATCAGGAGTTATGCTTTTTGCTCTGCGGGTCTCTGCCGTAGGACAGGAACTCCTGTGTACCCCTGAATTGCCTCTCTTGTGAGTCAGGCTCTAACCTCAGCCTAGTGCAGCTGGGTCTGTCACCAACTGGCCTTACTGTGGACATAGCAGGCCTACTGTTAGTTATCTGACACAATTATGATTACTCTATATTAAGGTAGGGTACACTCTTgacacattatgtaataactcaacaaaatataacaaatttGTAGCCTACTTTATCATTTTATATTACAGCATTACCCTTTTATTATTATCACCATTATcaccatcattattattacatcatCTAAAAATCAACATCAGCCTAGCCTGTTTGTAATCCTTTTTGGGTAACTTCTTTGTCTCTGTGACAGAATAGCAGGCAAAAGTTCAAATAAAGAATGACAGAATAGTCAGTGGGTCACTTGTTATTTTATGAATGAGGTTACAAACTCCTTTAGTCACAAAGTGTTTTGAGAAACTCATTAATCAACGAATGATTTTAAGTATGAGGTCACAAACTATTTAGTGATACGAAGCTTTCAGGAAACGCACCCCTGAAAATTTACCTAAatatatctaatgaaaatttgttacattttgttgAGTTGTTACTTAATGGGGCATTAATGTATAATGCATTGTTACAAGAAATGGTTTGTAAATCATCTTTGACCTATCTTAATTAAAAAATAGTAGAAAGAAAATTATCAGccttatctatctgtctattttattattattgttattattattcgcACATATTCTGAATTTGGTGCCTGCATGAAATTGTAATAAAACAGGGCCAACATAAGACTAGAACTTGGAATTGTGGAATGTCCAAAAACATCTTGAATAAGTGACATTGTCATGCTCCAGTATAGAAACAGCATCCACTGAAGGCCCTGTTATTTAAGAAGAAGGATGGACTGATGCTCGTCATTTTGCACAAATCTGTATGTTTTTGGAGTGCGCAGGATTTTAGTGTACGGGGGGTTGTTTTTTGTACGTGGATTACTCATTTAGCCAGATGTAATTAATGCCAATTTGACATGGTCCTGGATATGTCGGTTTTTCGAAACTCctgctggatgtgttgtcatagcagcacctccaaatcctcaaacctgctcaGAGCAGGTTTGTTCTGTGTAAACAATGATTAACTCACATACTTAATCAGTGTCCGTGTATAGAAATCCGTTCAGTTATGGGCTCGCCATTCATGGATGCACAAATAATAAGAAGGGAATTTCAAATTGAGAGGGTTTTGCGCGATCGGCAAGTTCCTTATTGTTGCCAGATGATATTGTTTTTGAAGCCGAGATGGAATATCTTAAAGATTTATTAGCTCCGTATAGTAGAAGTCCCAACTATGTGCAAGTGCATTGCCTTGAGATATTTTGCAAGAGGCACTTTTTTGTACACTGTTGGCGATGCAGAAAATATGTCAAAGAGTACAGTTTGCCAGGCAATTTGCGAAGTCTGGTTGGTTCTGAAATATTTCCTttgaatttttattgtttttcctgGAGACCTGCGAGTGCAGACAATTAAAGAGGTGTTTTATGCCATTGCAGGTAATGTATACGCAATAAAATTGCAGTTCTataaagaatttaaaaatcACACTAATATTTTTATTACCCAGAATTTCCAGTGGTTTTGTCTGCTATGGATTTAATTTTGTGCCAAAAGTATCAATCAAAATTTTGAAAACCACAAGCAAATTATTAAGTATCAGAATGAAAATATGTATTCCAAATATCAAAAAagtcaaataaaataattttttccatctctaatttgttttgtttctgGAATGTTTCTCTTtgcttttgaatttttttttgcttttacaatgcttttttgatgctgacatttggcgCTGTTTTAACGGATGGGCGGGCCTTAGCAGCTTACACGTCTATTGGTCAGCTGGAATTTGGAGTGAACACGCCTTTAACCATCTGAGCCTTTAACAACATGGAATTGCATCTTTGCCATTCTATAATAGTGTACTTTTATTAGGAATTGGTATATGCAACACATATTTTGCATTCATAAAATGTCACCAACCCATCCAGTTAAGTAACTTTTGCTATTCCACCAACGCGCTGACCGGGGAagtttctagctattgaaaagatgaggggctaagtcaagtttacctggggcaCCGCGGTTAAGTTAACTGAATATCGAATATGAGACTTTCTGGCTTTAATGACTTTTAAAGGAAGTAAGGTGGGGCGTTTTTAATGACAGAATTGTAATGTCCAGTACATCACAACTGACACTTTTTGCCAGCTGTCTTTTCTGATTTGGGCCGCTTTTGATGCGTTTCCTTCATTACATATTAAATCTTTGAATTCATCATACCCCTCTAATAAAACGTCCTGCTCAGATTGCATGAAAAATTGCACCCtgttttttgacattttgtGGAAGCCAATGAGAGACTTGTTGATCAAGTTTTCTAGACTAGATATATATGGGCTTTTCAAGCAGTTCAGGTGCGCACAATCATCTCGGATGATTGGATCCAGCTAGACTAATCTACTACACAGCTGCATTTGAAAAACTGACTTATCCTGGATGAGTTTCACCGGCATTAACTCATCCAAGATgaggcatctgatctcggatgatTTAAGCAACGTACGGAGAAAACCCCCCAGGTTTGATGGCCTGTAGGGTAACTTGTAGAGGTCCCGCTGAAATAACCTTATTTACATCTAGAGTCATTTGTTTTGACACGTTTTTGACCAAAATGACATACAAgtaaggcaaatagcacattagaaGCATAAGGCTGTCAGACAGTCAATCTGGCATAATTGCTGCTAAGCCACGATTACAATGAGTGCCCAGGTATAAGTAACATCAAGTCAAGAGCTGTACAGTACAATTCATTTTGAACATAGCATGTTACATGTAATCACAGAGACAGGAATAGAGagagaaatataaaaatattgctGGTTTCATTTGTCCTATAAACTGTTTCAGTgtgatttaattaaaaaaacctaGCCCATCTTCCAGGGCAACACAGCCTACGCCTGCAGCATTACTTTCACATGCTTTGCTccatgtgtgtgagtctgcgtGGTCTCCCTGCATAGAGTGGATTTCTGCTGGGAACTACTATTTTCtcccacagaccaaaaacatgctgttagGCTATTTGGTGTCTCTATGGACTTTGCTCATAGAGTACAAATGTttttgtatgcatgcatgtaccccagcccttCCTGCATGGGAAAGCTTACATCCCTCCCTcatcaccctgaccagaatAATGAGGTAGAAGATGGATGTAGTCCCTACTCTCAACTAGAGATACAAATTATAGCAACAGTCACCACTTCTAGCAGAGTtctaaaactaaaaaaattaTCTTCCTATATATGATTGTAGTTTTCTCTaatccagaaaagattaccCCCAATTCTccaattttttattattattttttttagttgAAAATGGTTTATTAATGATGAAGAGAATTTAATGTTTACATGTATTTCAGTGGTGAATGTCCTGGAAGATCCCATGGCTTGGGGGTTAGCGCACCAGGATATCCTGAAAGGGATGTCCCTACCCAGTAATGCGCACCAAGCGAGCAAGGTGCGTGAAAACCTCCGGTGGCTTCGAGAGAGAGTGGCTAATGTGATGCAGCGGCAGGTGAACCTTGATAGCGGGCTAACGTACAGCCTGCTACTCGGAGCGCCCCGAAGTTCACCAAAAACCTGGGGAGGGAGAAGACAGCAGGATCTCCGAGAGCAAGAAGACATACCAGGGATCTTTCTATGGGCTACCCAGCTCTCCACTATTTTCCCTGCCAGGTGTCAGAGGACACCCCTAACGATTCCCGACCCAGCGGTGTTCGCTCCTGACATCACCAATACTAGCGGGTGCCCAAAGCCCACATCGACGCCACCATGCAGCCTAAGAGCATGACACACCTGCCCACTCCTATGCTGCCAGTACTGGCAAGCCTTTACAAGGATGGGCCTGGCTctaaaaggggccaggtcagtaAGGGATGCAATCCCGTGGGTCCCGAAGGTCCTTAAAGGGGCAAAGCCCACTGCTGAGACACATTCCCCGACTCCAGTCCCTCCGGGTTTGGCTTCGGTGGTGAATGCTCTGCCCCCCACGGTTTCTGCACTGGCGGTCCATGCTGGGCCCCACATTGTTCCTGATCCACCTGACCTGCTTTTTTCTGATCCACCTGACCTGCTTATTCCTCTGCTGCCCAACCAGCCTGTTCTGCTTGTGGCTTACCTGCCTGTTCTGCATGTTGTGCCTGACctgcctcccacagaggctccagtCTCGGCGGCTAACGCACCGCCCACAGAGGCTCTGGTCCCAGCCGCTTACGTGCCGCCTCCTGCTCCGCCCGAGGCTCCTGCTATGGCGTCGCCTCCGCCTCCTGCTCCGCCTGAGGTCTCAGTGCCGCCACCGCCAGTTGCTAAGCCCGAGGTCCCGGCTCCGCCTGCACCTGAAGCTCCAGATCCAGTCCCTGTTCCTGAGGAGGTCCCAGACTGTCTGACCATTGCTCCTCCTCCCAAGATGGAAAGAAAAGAGGAGCtcgagtgggacccctcggggacctccctAATGGCCCCAATGAACTCCTCCAAGAGGAGGATTCCTCCACCATCGCCCCAGCAGGGTCGATCCCGGCCGGGTACTCACCTGTCAGTCTCCcacaaggggagaggacacctgCACAGGGGTCGGGTCCTGCCCGCTATGCCCCCTGACTTGCCCTCGGTCTCCCTGGCTGTGGCTCCaggggcacctgcgggtcctctgGCTCTTGCTCAGTGGTCACATGTGGTTCGCCTTTCGGTGACTCGTCGGCCGCCTTCAGCCCTGCCTCTGACGCCTCGTCTGTCGCCTGAGGGTACCCCCACTTTGACTTGGCGGTCGCCTACGGGTCCCCTCACTGTGGCTCGTTGGTGGACGGCGCCTTCGCCTTTGGCTGCACCATCCCCTGCTGCGGCCTCTCCTACCTCCTTGCCTTTGCCGGGGTCCCCTCTGACTTCCTCCTcgcctcccctggtgccccctccgacttcctcctTGCCCCCTTCGCCTGTCCCTGTACCTGCTTCCTCGCTCCCTCCGAGTTCCCCTCCTGCTCTGGCCTCGTGGTCGCCTGCTGCCCCTGCGGCGGCCGCCTATCGCCCGCTGGGgttttgtccctcctgtctctgctcctcgtccctctgtgtctcccttgttcactcctggccctttcgttCCGCCTGTTGGTATTTCCCCGGTGTCTCATTTTCTGGTTTGTCTGTCCACATTCTGCGTTCTGTGTCAGGTTCTATCCTGGTTGTTGCCTATGTGCCTGTTTTGTATGTCTGTCCTGATCCCTCGTTAATGTTCAAATTTTGTCTGGCATATGGATGG
Coding sequences within:
- the LOC125709960 gene encoding E3 SUMO-protein ligase ZBED1-like, whose protein sequence is MLKSFIASKNAIISTLAVINAPVRHLSQEEWTTVQEICTILQPFEEVTVELSAESYLTASKVIVLARGLQRATADFRRNTTTAAAQGVIDSLCASMSSRFHRIHANHILADTAALDPRFKRMAFPDGRTADETFQRLSTAAARISSGTPIQQQPAAEGLEGAGSGAGSIVWSYFHGEVAGTVEARNPTAEAVMEVRAYLEEPLLPTHEDPLKWWESRAPVYPRLSKLMAKKLCVVATSVPSERIFSKTGQIISERRSRLKAKKVRALVFLNANLPKDKKERQKKP
- the LOC125709961 gene encoding uncharacterized protein LOC125709961, which gives rise to METSQSDDSELAGPLWAMLWSVAEAAEKQTLQIGASACGATAVVDVLQALGIPVSPETADECVRTRLRRNEAPLWDYLLSRSEAGATHQQLIEGAERASGGQVVGRLFALHPPRQVQLVPWLASWISRGAVPVATMNMQQGVHKGEEIPDAWHHQLVFGVGPSAVYMTNPLDVVSEAVMHKRLCSESVLLIRREDVLQRWLANTPAGTLSEVSSHPRWTALDVEDQVRKLCHEEGCEDDGELKMSHIVIPAAYQSGVMLFALRVSAVGQELLCTPELPLL